TTTTTAATATTTTCTTATCAGTCGCCCTCGCAGAGACGACAGTTTTATACTTTCCAAAAGCATCCACAAATACCACCTCTCTAACTACTATAGCTCAATTTATTCGATCTCTTCAATTAATTTTGGGAATCTGATTCTTGGACATTGGACTGAACATGCTCCACACTTAATACAGAGTTCTTTCAACACGTTTGGTCTCCCATCGAGCATTTCAATTGCCCTCGTTGGACATGCTGCTGCACAGGTCCCACAACCCATACAGAGGGATTTATTAACAACTTTGTATAGCAAATCACAACCACATGCCTCTCCTTTTTCAGCAAGTTCTGCAAATGGTTGTAAATACTCTGCGTCTCCATTTAATGCTGCTGTTATTACATTGACAATTACTTCTGGGGAAGGTGGACATCCAGGAATTGCTAAATCACATTTTACAACTTCTGTCAATGGGGA
The sequence above is a segment of the Methanotorris igneus Kol 5 genome. Coding sequences within it:
- the frhG gene encoding coenzyme F420 hydrogenase subunit gamma, which translates into the protein MVKVAHVQLSSCCGCLVSLADTYEKLLDILNSIELVYCQTLMDVREIPDNLDIILVEGSVCLDDHHALELAEEVRKKAKILVALGACAATGGVTRFCRGNQMSKPVHSSFSPLTEVVKCDLAIPGCPPSPEVIVNVITAALNGDAEYLQPFAELAEKGEACGCDLLYKVVNKSLCMGCGTCAAACPTRAIEMLDGRPNVLKELCIKCGACSVQCPRIRFPKLIEEIE